GCCGAACAGCGTCTGCGCCTGGGCGGTAATGACCAGGCCCCGCCCGATCAGCAGCAAATAGATCAGCAACAACGCGCAAATGCCCACCAGGCCGAACTCTTCGCCCAGCACCGCAATAATGAAGTCGGTGTGGCTTTCGGGCAAAAAGTCCAAATGGGATTGGGTGCCCAGTAACCAGCCCTTACCAAATACTCCGCCAGAACCAATGGCGGCCTTGGATTGGATAATGTTCCAGCCGGTACCCAGCGGGTCGCTTTCCGGGTCGAGGAAGGTGAGGATCCGCTGCTTCTGGTAGTCGTGCATGAAAAAGAACCACATGGCCACCGCCACAGGTACCGCGGCGGCCAGCACGCTGAGGATCCAGCGCCAACGCAGCCCACCCATAAACAGTACGAACGCACCACCGGCCAGGATCAGCAGCGAGGTGCCGAGGTCCGGCTGACGCACAATCAGCACAAAGGGAACGCCGATCAGGATCAGGCTGATACCCACGTGCTTGAGCTGCGGCGGTAGTGTGCGCTTGGACAAATACCAGGCAATAGTGGCCGGCATCAGGATCTTCATGAATTCCGACGGCTGGAAGCGAATCACCCCTGGAATGTTGATCCAGCGGGTCGCCCCCATCGCGTTGTGGCCCATGACATCCACCACCACCAGCAGCAACACGC
This region of Pseudomonas asgharzadehiana genomic DNA includes:
- the rodA gene encoding rod shape-determining protein RodA, yielding MRRRATLLQRMHIDGPLLILLLTLAAGSLFVLYSASGKNWDLLIKQASSFGLGLLSMVVIAQLEPRFMARWVPLGYVAGVLLLVVVDVMGHNAMGATRWINIPGVIRFQPSEFMKILMPATIAWYLSKRTLPPQLKHVGISLILIGVPFVLIVRQPDLGTSLLILAGGAFVLFMGGLRWRWILSVLAAAVPVAVAMWFFFMHDYQKQRILTFLDPESDPLGTGWNIIQSKAAIGSGGVFGKGWLLGTQSHLDFLPESHTDFIIAVLGEEFGLVGICALLLIYLLLIGRGLVITAQAQTLFGKLLAGSLTMTFFVYVFVNIGMVSGLLPVVGVPLPFISYGGTSLVTLLSAFGVLMSIHTHRKWIAQV